The segment ATGAAATATACACTTTTTTATACTTATATATCAAGTAGATATAATGCGAAGACAgagtaaaaaattaagaatatgaTCCGAATAGATactgatttgatttgattttgtgCTGACCGAAGTGCATATATTGGATGTAGAGTGCTGTAGACAGAGCTTTATCAGATTCTGAGTGTTATGGATTGGAGAGTTCTGATCTTCAGATGTCTTGTTTCTTCAACAAGGTTGGTGCCTTTATTATGTTAGCTATGTGTACTATAGTATATTTGTAGTCAAATGATTGTGTTAACTATTGTTTGTTGTGATAATAGGCTTTAGCACACGTTGGTGGTGATCTAGCAAAGCTTGTGCCTGGTCGAGTTTCTACTGAAGTGGATGCTCGCCTCGCATACGACACACATGGCATTGTGCGAAAGGTAGTAATGAAAATCAGTATCAGTAATTCAGTATTTGTTAGGAGGAGCTGATGAAAACTATGTTCAATGGGTTCAAATGAACATAATATGTTCAATATGAAAAAACCActaaaatttcaacaaattcTAAATTATAACCACATTGTATCGGAAAGTCCAATAAGTTCAGTACTAACAATATAAAAGGTTGAAACGGTCAAGTATAAATTTTTGATCTGCCTCTGGATTAGGATTCATCTGTTTAGGGCTAGTCTTTTCCCAGGCGTTGACCAGGCAATTTAATAATGAGAATTTAGTAAATATTTGAACACAGTATATAATTATAACAGTTCATATTAGTGTTTCCTTTGTCTGTATCATAATACAAGGAAATATACATTCATAAGACTCTTGAACAAAGTTTCAGTTTCTGATTTATGATAACAAACTAACACAAACTTCtatatggatttttttttttcaaaagaagcTCTCAGTTTTTGGGTTCTACGAGCATAAAATTGTGATGTTGAAAGAAATGACTTGATCGAAACTGATGAATTAATGGAAGAAATGGAAAGGATCCTCCACCTTCAACTATAAGGTTGAGGGTACATGTCACCAAGGGAGCAAATGTGGCAGCAATCACTATTGGTTGCTTGTTAGCGGGACTTTGCTGACATGGGTGGACATTACAGTAGCTGGAAAGATAATGAAAAACATTACTTGTTGGAAAATTTGTTAGCCATGAGATGGCCCTTGGTTCCACTTTTTTCGACTTAGTCATTGATAGAGAATCAACAACGTTTTTCTCAGGCGTTgatctatttaatatttatatctatATCATTTGATGGTTTAGAAATTGTTAATTACAGTTCTCTCCATCCCATTGATGGTGGTAGGACTTTTATCTACATTTTACTGATGTAGAGTGCTTGGAATATCCGATACATAGATGataaacatgaaaaattgaatcaatcctCTTACTGCTCGCTAACCTGCAAGTTGGTGGTTGTTTGAGAAATATGATAACTCTTATTTCCCTCTCTTTAGCTTAGAACTTTCCTTGTTAGTGGGAAGTTGTAAAATATACTAAATCCTGGGGTAGTTCTCTCTCTCACTATCTATATGTCGTAGTACTAGTGTTGtcttatctttttattttttatccagTAAATGTATCATACTATCAATTTTAAGTTCCCTCTTTTAATTTGAGCACAGTTGTTAAGATACTAGATTAGTAGTTAAGGTTTTGTTGTGTTTGAAATATATGGTTCCTCAATAAAGCTGACTTTTTCAATATTCGTTTTTTCTCAAGGAAAATGCGGCTTCTGcatttttctctgtttttttttttgcaaaagtATTGAAGAGCGTAGTGAAAAAAAAGCTTCTTTTCTTCAACAAAAATCAACCCAATTTATTCAGCTTTAACCTCAGCTTGAAGttttactcttaaaataccaGAAGATCAGAATCACCCAATGGCTGCATATACATGCCCGTTTGTAGGGTATTGTCTAAATGGTTAGCTATAAACATgttatttgatgttttgaaATGTAAAATCACATCCTGTCACCACCATATCACATTCTTTATCTTTCTCGTGGaatttccttctttttcttttgggcTAGTATTTGAGCGGTTTCAACTTAACTTTGCAGGTGCATGATCTTTTGAAAGCCTATACCGAAATTGAAGTGCCTCCAGAAAGATTGCTGTTCAAAATTCCTGCAACTTGGCAAGTGAGTGCCATAAGACAATTATAATTGTTTAAGTCTCATGTAGAACAACTCATGTTGAATCTAACTGTGCCTCTGAAAGTTCTGAATTCTGATTCTTCTGAAGGGTTATCCTTTCTCATTTGTCAGTGTTTATCTTTCTTGTAGGGAATTGAGGCATCAAGGGTGCTCGAAGCTGAAGGTATACAGACACATTTGACATTTGTTTACAGGTATTAACTTTCACACACAGATTGACAAGAGCTCATGTTCATATTCCGTGTATGGCACTAATTTTTCATCACCTTCTTCCCTGCCACCTCCTCCTTCCATAGCATGTCTATTAAATTAGACCATACATTATTCTTTATGGACAGTGGAAGCCTATAATTATTTTGGTTTGCATTGTGCATACTCCTTTGTTAGCAtgttatttaattcattattgatgaGAGTTTTGTGCTGGTCATTAATTCTATAGAGCTGTGAATGGAGATAATTCTCATGTGTACTCTATATACTCTTCCAgttatttagattttatttttagacaAACTCTTTGTAATTGTTGTTCTTCACTTTTTTGGGTTCATGTAGCATACTTTGTTGTGATCTTGAGTTTACatgagaaaaaggaaaattggTTCAAGTCCTGATGCATGCCTAAGCTTTACCAAGTATGTTGTTTTGATATACTGCTCCCTCACTCTTTCTGTAATATAGACATGTATCTTAAAAAAGTTTCTCCTCCATTCAAAGTCAACATGCAGTATATAGTGTAGGTGAGAGCTTGGAATTTTCTTGTCTTATCTAATTCTATAAGAAACTTTTGTCATGACTTCTCAGCTTTTGTCAAGCTGCTGCTGCTGCTCAAGCTGGTGCTTCTGTCATTCAGATTTTTGTTGGTCGCCTGAGGgtaaattcttttttcttataaGAAGTTGTGTTGTTTGGATTTCTTTAATACTGTTGGCATAATATTTATCTCTATTTTCAGGATTGGTCTCGCAATCACACTGGTGACTCTGAAGTTGAAAGTGCTCTTAGAAGAGGAGAAGACCCAGGGTTGGCTTTGGTCAGTTTTACCACCTTCTTCCTCTTATTTTTTCCCCAAATGCATAATTATTCCTTTAGGATTTAAATATTATAGGGGGCTTGGATGCTTTACTAAATTTGACTAGTTTTCAAATCTAGATGGTTTGAGAATAacatatttacatataaaacgTAGGAGCTCGTAACCATATCACAAAATATGGACATGTATGTTCTTTTACCATAGCAGCTGTAGAACCCAAGCTAGATGTCTCTCTGTTTTGCTCCTCACGAATACCTGAATGCCTCCTTAGATTTcgttttttattaatcaattgtATTTTTGATGTTATTATGCCATGTTGTCATTGGATTCTCCCATCTTTGGACGACAATCCTGGAACTGAGATATTATGAGCCTTTCCTTGTATGACTTTCCCCGGACATCTTGCAAGTGCTGAGTGTTCTTTGCACCTTTTCAGGTAACCAAAACTTATAACTACATCCACAAGTATGGGCACAAAACAAAGCTGATGGCTGCTGCAGTACGGAACAAGCAGGATGTCTTCAACCTTTTGGGGTAATTTTGACTTACTTAGAACCCGTAAATGCTTTGTTGTGTCTGATCTGGTCCATATGTGGTGCTTATGACTTTTTTAACCACTTCAGGGTTGATTACATTATTACCCCACTGAAGGTATTGCAATCTCTTAAAGAATCTGTGACCCTACCTGATGAGAAGTACTCATTTACAAGAAGATTATCCCCACAGTCAGCAGCTGCCTTCAATTTCACTCAAGATGAGGTATGGTCTCAAATccatctctttatttttcattctcaGGAGCCTTTTTCCAATTGACAAAAGGAAATCATGGGACATCATTTGATGGGAAAGCAAAATGGATCTGATATAAATCATGTCCTGAAACTTGTTGAGGTTAATCCCAAAGAGAAATAAGTAGCAGAATGGTCTTTGCTGCCTGTGAAATTTACGAATTACTCCATCTgtttcattttatctttttatgtgCAAATTTGGCTGAGCTTGAAGTTTAACATGACATGTTCTTATAAGGGAGTATCATTAATGGTAAAATGGGGATATTGGAATTAAAAACTTACAATGTGATTATTGTGTTTTGAAAGAAACTAAAGATAGAAAGGAAGATACATGAATTAAAATGGAGGATGTACATTTCTTTCACTCAGTCCAATTACAAATGTGTGTGGTGTCATCgtgtttatttatattataagaaaaacataaaaggaTGTGATATTAAGATTTGAAGGAAAATTTAAATCAAGACTggtgaaaaagaagagagagaagaaaTTGAGTGTAAGAGATGTGGGGGATTCAGGCAAGTGGCAGGAAAGGGCCTTAGTGCGTGTTGGAAATGATGCTTTCGGGGGGTGGAGGGGCAAATATTGTGGTTACCAAACATAACTCTCTTGCCCTATAGcttaaaagaaaaacagaaaggTTGAGGAGGAGTGTTTCTCCTCATAAGTATTTTGAGGTGTTAACATTGTTTTATTCGAATTTGTATCTGCAACTTTTTAGAAATTCTATATTCTCAGTGCAATTTAGTTTTAATACaatcagtttcaaaaaaaattagattgaaTACACTCATCAGTTGCTGTTATGCTATTCTATTTCAGCTTCAAAAGTGGGATCAGTATAGCTTTTCCTCGGCTATGGGTCCTGCATCGGTGGAGCTCCTCACTATTGGAATGGATGGGTACATTAATCAGGCTAAGCGGGTTGAAGAGTTGTTTGGCAAGATATGGCCACCACCAAATGTATGAAAAGCGCAACATGCAACTGCAGGATGTTTGTGTTTTCGTGAAATGATATACGTTAGCTTTTCTTAGTTTTAAACCTTGAACAGAGTCTTGAACCCTCCTACCATCAAGGCTTAAGTGGAGTTTCACACACTCTGTGGGTTTACTTCTCACTGTCCTTCCGGCATCTTCACTGAAAAGAAACTTTTAAGAACTCATCTAGCTTTTCGAGTTCCTTTTCTAGTATTTCTTCCAATATTAATGTTTGAATAGTGGCCAATTACTACTTTGATGATGTTTAATAGCTTTGGcattttcatacatttcattGGAAATTCACCTTATTTTTGAAACAGTCTTCATGTAATTAGTTCCCAAAATACCCAGTTTCAAATTTGTACGTAGCAACAGGAAACACAAGTATTGGAGGAATCTTGGTTTATGCTTACATTACTACAAGAAATAGGGTAAAATATTTACCCTCTTACATCAAATCAATCATGTTGAGCAAATTAACTAGAGAATTTTtgtaacttaatttttttgagaaCTAGAGCTTCACCTTGGTGTAATCTAAATCCAACAACACTAGAAGTTCTGGAATGAAATTGTATCCAGGAGCCACAACCTTCAATTCGCATAATCCATCTGCAGTTGTTTCCATAATGATTTATATCATAAGGATCAATGTCCATAATAATTGAGATTCCAACTATGACCATAACTCATATCATATCACTAAAAAGTTCATATGGATGTGTCCTAATAACAAGaagatcaaataattttttaaaatcgaAAAATCTATATCGAGAGAAAAAACAACTACAAAGGAATACAAGAAAGCAGGTTGATCGCAGATTTTgcttttgatgaaaaattatatccTTTTTTCAAATTCGGCATCAATCTCATGAGTAAAACAAATCATAGAAAATACAAAacagaaatttaaataattatcatCCACTGGTATATTGATCTAAATTAAGAACCTACACCAAATTGATGTGGATCCAATTTTATTGCAGTAAATGCACGTGAAAAATCTCATTGTCACCATGTGAACTAGGTAAATAATTCCAAATTGGTTTCATGTGGAAGCATGGACAGttacattattataatttataattaatcaatTCAATGTATCTAATGTATTTCATCTCTCCTATAGGCTAACATACACTAATATGATTGATTTTAAGATATGGTCCATCAGACAAAACAGCATTATTAAACATTACTCTATAGAACCTTGTTGCAACTCATTACATGTGGTCAAGCACATGCTTtttactgattttttttttgttgttccaGGATGTATTTTTTTGTACACTTGGCCCAATTTCATTAGGAGTAGATGCAATTGGatcctattattttttttttatattttgttgtattATTTCACAATGTGGAGATATGCTTGATCCCAATGtaagaaaatgaatttaaaaaagaggaaagaaTGAATTGCCTATAGACTTTGTAATCCAGTAACACCCTGATGGCAGTTTGATTAATCGGTTATTCTCACGattcaattttatgtgtttattatttaaaaaaatatttatttttatttattcggtataattaattttacctTTATTGTTAGTGAGTGGCACAATATTTAGAGTATGCTTGattgattttgattatttaaatgacttataataattAGAGATTATATAGTAATAATCgtcattttatttactattttttaagaGTTTACGAAATCAAACATGGACAATGAGTAACAACAAGTAATAGTTTTTCTCAATCATTTTCATTTACATGAAAAGTATAACAGACTTATAAATTGTTACAATCATCAACTTAATACAAAAAACTCCTTTCTCAATCATAGTTTGTTTAATAATCACTATATTAATGGTCTTCGTATTCCTAAAGAAAACAAAGATAATTACGGAAACTCAATAATTAGCGTTTTTTGAACGTTGAAATTTCCAAAATTAAGATTAGTCATTAAATCTCTATGATGACGGCTCTTTGAAATTGTCAactcattttcaaaaaaacaccaataataaaagtaaataatttgaaattttataaaaaaatttaaatattttatttcctaAATTAGCTTGTCAACCTTTTAACCAATAttataacaaaacaaaacaaatcttaaaaaagaaaaaaaaaacttaaaaaacagATTTTATTTCCCACCGTCAATTTTTTCcgaagtaaaataaaaaaatagggcTCGTATTTTTGTAGTGCTATAAAAGGTCATAAAAGTTGATAGTGTCTACCAtgcaaaatcaaaaatttttttaaaaaaaaatgtcgaTCCCTAATTCAGAAACAAACAACGGCGTTCCGTACACTCATTTACCGGAGTCGGATAACGACTCCGGCAATACTCCTGCAAGATGCCGGAAACCCAACAAATCCACGTTCATAATGTTAACCGGTCTAGTggcatttttgttattttttgtggCCGTGAAATACGGTAACAACGACGGTACTGATGATATAAATCCGGGACCGGTACCACCGCATGAAACGGTGTGCAACATGCTCGGTTCGAATCTAATGCCGTTAACCACCATGAGGACGGTGGCGCGTGGGGTGGAGGAAGGCGTCTCCGCCAAGTCGCACGGGCATTTTTTGGGTGTACGGCCGTTTCCGTGGACCCGAAAAATGTTGGCTTGGCAAAGAACATCATTCCATTTTCAACCTAAGAAGAATTGGATGAATGGTTAGTTATCATTCTAAATAATGAATCGCGATCATGATTTTTTCATGAGAATTTCAATACTTGTATATTTGGGAACTGAAAGGTGGACAGAGAGTAATTGCGTATGAATTTAAATAGCTGAGggatattttagtctttttcatTACGTTTTATAGGATGATATTATTTCTTGAGGTGAATATTAatgatttgtttttattttggcaTGCGTTGGATTCTTTGACTGGGATTGCGTTTATCACGGAAATTGCTTGATTTTGTTTCTCAGATCCTAATGGTAAGTTCACATTTTACTACTACTTATTTATGTCTACCTTtacgaaataaaaataataataacgtTATGTATATTATTGTATTCTCTAAAAGACCTTTGTTTATCGagttttacaaaatatatttgaaaattattgatGAAATCATCAGAATATAATACAGTAGTAGTAATTTTTAAGTAGACAAATTTTGTTAACATGATGAAGGCAGTTGTCTTTAGACAATTGCATGTGAATTTTCTAGGAGAAAACACAAACTTCCATCATGTCTGTCATTTATAaccttttttcttgttttgatccatgaaatctttttcttttttgcttcAATCAAGAGTGGATAACTTATTTAATCATATTTGACCTTAGTTTATTCatacatttttaaattaaaaactcCTAGGCCTTTTATTGGTTCTTTTGAGTTGAGTCGgaacatttataaaaaattgttactctttatataagatataaaatatcttaattttctattcaaatttgaaattaaaataatgaatcaGAGAATACAACaaagacataaaaattaaaataatgaataagagAATACAACAAATACATAAACAGAGGCGGACCCATATGTATAGGTGAGTGCACTAGTTaactttataataaaaacaagtgTATTATGTATATCTATTATGAGAAACTGATAAAATTAGCATAAAATCAACAGTGGGAATACCATTGTACCACTAATACGAGCTAAAGCAACCACCAATAGATCAGGGTTCAATTCTAGCTAGAGCCCTATTTCAGCTAATACTACATTATCCGTTAATTGTATTTGTTACGGTATATTCCATTTGAATGAATAATGAGAAGTATTTTTTCTACTTTGTTCTAActccaaatttttttaaaaaatctttttaggTCCATTATACTACAAAGGATGGTATCATTTGTTCTATCAATACAATCCAGAGGCAGCTGTATGGGGAAATATCGTATGGGGCCATGCAGTCTCAAGAGACCTAATCCACTGGCAGCATTTGCCAGTGGCTATGGTAGCGGACCAATGGTATGATATTAACGGTGTCTGGACTGGATCCGCTACCTTTTTACCTAATGGTGACCTTATCATGTTATATACCGGGTCAACCAACGAATCGGTCCAGGTCCAAAATCTTGCGTACCCGGCCGACCCATCGGACCCTCTATTAACAAAATGGATCAAGTATGAGGGCAACCCGGTTCTCATCCCACCACCCGGAATTGGGCTCAAGGACTTCCGTGACCCCACCACCGCGTGGACCACACCGGAAGGCAAATGGCGTATTACTATTggttcaaaaattaataaaaccgGAATCTCATTGGTCTATGACacaattgattttaaaaaatttgaattgttgAAGGGTATGTTACATGGTGTACCGGGTACGGGTATGTGGGAATGTGTGGATTTTTACCCGGTTtctaaaattgttgaaaatggGCTTGATACTTCAGAAAATGGGCCTGCAGTGAAAC is part of the Solanum pennellii chromosome 8, SPENNV200 genome and harbors:
- the LOC107028986 gene encoding uncharacterized protein LOC107028986, producing the protein MSSSLHSPLYSSLSSSSALQDRKLRNAVNFAKPNLIFKPGRSFPLIRASAGFSSSLDTGLSTELDAVASHSEIVPDTVIFDDFEKFPPTAGTVSSSLLLGICGLPDTKFKSAVDRALSDSECYGLESSDLQMSCFFNKALAHVGGDLAKLVPGRVSTEVDARLAYDTHGIVRKVHDLLKAYTEIEVPPERLLFKIPATWQGIEASRVLEAEGIQTHLTFVYSFCQAAAAAQAGASVIQIFVGRLRDWSRNHTGDSEVESALRRGEDPGLALVTKTYNYIHKYGHKTKLMAAAVRNKQDVFNLLGVDYIITPLKVLQSLKESVTLPDEKYSFTRRLSPQSAAAFNFTQDELQKWDQYSFSSAMGPASVELLTIGMDGYINQAKRVEELFGKIWPPPNV
- the LOC107027292 gene encoding acid beta-fructofuranosidase 2, vacuolar → MSIPNSETNNGVPYTHLPESDNDSGNTPARCRKPNKSTFIMLTGLVAFLLFFVAVKYGNNDGTDDINPGPVPPHETVCNMLGSNLMPLTTMRTVARGVEEGVSAKSHGHFLGVRPFPWTRKMLAWQRTSFHFQPKKNWMNDPNGPLYYKGWYHLFYQYNPEAAVWGNIVWGHAVSRDLIHWQHLPVAMVADQWYDINGVWTGSATFLPNGDLIMLYTGSTNESVQVQNLAYPADPSDPLLTKWIKYEGNPVLIPPPGIGLKDFRDPTTAWTTPEGKWRITIGSKINKTGISLVYDTIDFKKFELLKGMLHGVPGTGMWECVDFYPVSKIVENGLDTSENGPAVKHVLKSSLDDDRNDYYALGTYNAGAGKWVPDNPIIDVGIGLRYDYGNFYASKSFYDQEKKRRVLWAWIKETDSEAADICRGWSSLQPIPRTIQYDKKTGSNLITWPVAEVDNLRSNNNEFNKVVVKPGSIVPLEVGSATQLDIMAEFEVDQNMLKKVDGSNATYDCIKSGGSGERGALGPFGLLVLTDNSLSEQTPIYFYIAKDLTGNFNTFFCNDLTRSSEASDVRKLIYGSTVPVLQGEKLSLRTLVDHSIVESFAQNGRTAITSRVYPTKAIYENAKIYLFNNATDISVTATIKIWQMNSANIKSN